A window from Branchiostoma lanceolatum isolate klBraLanc5 chromosome 9, klBraLanc5.hap2, whole genome shotgun sequence encodes these proteins:
- the LOC136441325 gene encoding zinc finger protein 678-like: MATAAASHLEQEEERDGREKDLPRTLKCGECDKEFDKLSHLKKHVRAHTSEKCEDCSKQFSCLSKLKIHMRTHTGEKPYSCENCNKRFSQLGNLKKHMKTHTGDKSYICEECSRQFSLLDNLKKHIRTHTGEKPYRCEECNKQFSNVGNLKKHIRTHTGEKPYKCERCNKQFSELGSLEKHKRTHTGEKPYRCEECSKQFSELGSLKSHMRTHTGEKPYMCEECSRQFSGLGSLKNHMRTHTGEKPYRCEECSKQFSQPGHLKQHKMTHTDEKPYKCGECNKQFSQLDSMKRHMRTHTGEKPYKCERCKKQFSDLGNMKKHMRTHTGEKPYRCEECNQQFSELGSLKKHVMTHTGEKPYRCEECSRQFRALGNLKSHMRTHTGEKPYTCDECSRQFSLLGNLKTHMRTHTRGAVHD, from the coding sequence ATGGCCACCGCAGCTGCATCTCATCTGGAACAAgaggaggaaagggatgggcgTGAAAAGGATCTTCCACGTACCCTcaagtgtggggagtgcgaCAAGGAGTTCGATAAGCTGAGTCATCTGAAGAAACACGTGCGGGCCCATACCAGTGAAAAGTGTGAAGACtgtagcaagcagttcagttGCCTGAGCAAACTCAAGattcacatgcggactcacactggggagaagccGTACTCGtgtgaaaattgcaacaagCGCTTCAGTCAGTTGGGTAATCTGAAAAAACATATgaagactcacactggtgatAAGTCGTAcatatgtgaggagtgcagtaggCAGTTTAGCCTGCTGGATAATCTGAAGAAGCATATAAGgactcatactggtgagaaaccctacagatgtgaagAGTGTAACAAACAGTTCAGTAACGTGGGTAATCTGAAGAAGCATATCAGAactcacactggcgagaaaccttacaagtgtgagagGTGTAACAAGCAGTTCAGTGAGTTGGGATCTTTGGAGAAGCATAaaaggactcacactggtgagaaaccgtacaggtgcgaggagtgcagcaaacagttcagtgagctgggttcTCTGAAGAGCCATATGAGGAcccacactggcgagaaaccttacatgtgtgaggagtgcagcagacagttcagtggGCTGGGTTCTCTGAAGAACCATATGAGGAcccacactggcgagaaaccttacagatgtgaggagtgcagcaaacagttcagtcagcCAGGACATCTGAAGCAACATAAAATGACTCACACTgatgagaaaccttacaaatgtggaGAGTGTAACAAACAGTTTAGTCAGCTAGATAGTATGAAGAGGCACATGAggactcacaccggtgagaaaccttacaagtgtgagagGTGTAAAAAGCAATTCAGTGACCTGGGAAATATGAAGAAGCATatgaggactcacactggtgagaaaccttacaggtgtgaggagtgcaaccaACAGTTTAGTGAGCTGGGTTCTCTGAAGAAGCATGTGATgactcatactggagagaaaccttatagatgtgaggagtgcagccgACAATTCAGGGCACTAGGTAATCTGAAGAGtcatatgcggactcacactggtgagaaaccttacacatGTGAtgagtgcagcagacagtttagtctgctgggtaatctgaagacgCATATGAGGACCCATACTAGAGGAGCAGTTCATGATTAG
- the LOC136442253 gene encoding uncharacterized protein isoform X3, which produces MQARQIYAFVGRPQFSSPLYRNQSTLKSKTDLHIKAMDKTDSGPSEFEQTTTSTHVNRPQFSSPLYRNQDAVQPKAELQTKAKDKTGSENCREAKGASYRGTDAVTVTGRTCQRWDSQTPHAHDRTPANYPSGGLEENYCRNPDGSYALWCYTTDPRKRWDFCDAPDCNEVWLPGDQSWVADSTGPPLVHNGVTYDATKALDGDSETFWNPQNLVAGENPNLDRDNNWYIVLDLTAPQTLTRIAVINYGDTTHDIAAFTLQKSPAGSPYNWEDVVSVTNVKGGTTRNQDFGGFQGTARYWRFVVTRTHSGWQPWVTELYIFGKPSGATPGE; this is translated from the exons ATGCAGGCCAGACAAATTTACGCATTTGTGGGCAGGCCACAGTTCAGCAGCCCCCTCTACCGGAATCAAAGCACTCTGAAATCAAAGACTGATCTGCATATCAAGGCCATGGATAAAACAG ATTCAGGACCATCTGAATTTGAGCAGACTACCACCAGCACTCATGTCAACAGACCACAATTCAGCAGCCCCCTCTACCGGAATCAAGACGCTGTACAGCCTAAGGCTGAGCTGCAGACTAAGGCCAAAGATAAAACAG GATCAGAAAACTGCCGTGAGGCAAAAGGAGCATCCTACCGAGGAACAGATGCTGTAACCGTAACAGGCAGGACATGTcagcgctgggacagtcagacacctcaTGCACACGACAGGACACCCGCTAACTATCCTTCAGGCGGACtggaggagaactactgccggaacccAGACGGCAGTTACGCACTTTGGTGCTACACGACGGATCCCAGAAAGAGATGGGACTTTTGTGACGCACCTGATTGTAATG AAGTATGGCTGCCAGGGGATCAATCATGGGTTGCGGACTCTACTGGCCCACCGTTGGTCCACAACGGAGTGACATATGATGCCACAAAAGCCCTGGATGGGGACAGTGAGACCTTTTGGAACCCTCAGAACCTGGTTGCTGGCGAGAACCCCAACCTAGACCGTGacaacaactggtacatcgtACTAGACCTAACGGCGCCCCAAACTCTAACCCGCATCGCAGTGATCAACTACGGAGACACCACCCACGACATTGCAGCCTTCACGTTGCAAAAGTCGCCGGCTGGGAGTCCGTACAACTGGGAGGACGTCGTGTCCGTTACTAACGTGAAGGGAGGAACGACACGGAACCAGGATTTCGGCGGTTTCCAGGGAACAGCGCGGTATTGGAGGTTCGTGGTCACTCGGACCCACTCGGGCTGGCAGCCATGGGTCACCGAACTGTACATCTTCGGAAAACCATCAG GCGCGACTCCTGGCGAATGA
- the LOC136442253 gene encoding uncharacterized protein isoform X1 produces the protein MQARQIYAFVGRPQFSSPLYRNQSTLKSKTDLHIKAMDKTDSGPSEFEQTTTSTHVNRPQFSSPLYRNQDAVQPKAELQTKAKDKTGSENCREAKGASYRGTDAVTVTGRTCQRWDSQTPHAHDRTPANYPSGGLEENYCRNPDGSYALWCYTTDPRKRWDFCDAPDCNEVWLPGDQSWVADSTGPPLVHNGVTYDATKALDGDSETFWNPQNLVAGENPNLDRDNNWYIVLDLTAPQTLTRIAVINYGDTTHDIAAFTLQKSPAGSPYNWEDVVSVTNVKGGTTRNQDFGGFQGTARYWRFVVTRTHSGWQPWVTELYIFGKPSAVGTGGENNG, from the exons ATGCAGGCCAGACAAATTTACGCATTTGTGGGCAGGCCACAGTTCAGCAGCCCCCTCTACCGGAATCAAAGCACTCTGAAATCAAAGACTGATCTGCATATCAAGGCCATGGATAAAACAG ATTCAGGACCATCTGAATTTGAGCAGACTACCACCAGCACTCATGTCAACAGACCACAATTCAGCAGCCCCCTCTACCGGAATCAAGACGCTGTACAGCCTAAGGCTGAGCTGCAGACTAAGGCCAAAGATAAAACAG GATCAGAAAACTGCCGTGAGGCAAAAGGAGCATCCTACCGAGGAACAGATGCTGTAACCGTAACAGGCAGGACATGTcagcgctgggacagtcagacacctcaTGCACACGACAGGACACCCGCTAACTATCCTTCAGGCGGACtggaggagaactactgccggaacccAGACGGCAGTTACGCACTTTGGTGCTACACGACGGATCCCAGAAAGAGATGGGACTTTTGTGACGCACCTGATTGTAATG AAGTATGGCTGCCAGGGGATCAATCATGGGTTGCGGACTCTACTGGCCCACCGTTGGTCCACAACGGAGTGACATATGATGCCACAAAAGCCCTGGATGGGGACAGTGAGACCTTTTGGAACCCTCAGAACCTGGTTGCTGGCGAGAACCCCAACCTAGACCGTGacaacaactggtacatcgtACTAGACCTAACGGCGCCCCAAACTCTAACCCGCATCGCAGTGATCAACTACGGAGACACCACCCACGACATTGCAGCCTTCACGTTGCAAAAGTCGCCGGCTGGGAGTCCGTACAACTGGGAGGACGTCGTGTCCGTTACTAACGTGAAGGGAGGAACGACACGGAACCAGGATTTCGGCGGTTTCCAGGGAACAGCGCGGTATTGGAGGTTCGTGGTCACTCGGACCCACTCGGGCTGGCAGCCATGGGTCACCGAACTGTACATCTTCGGAAAACCATCAG CTGTCGGGACTGGAGGGGAAAACAACGGCTGA
- the LOC136442253 gene encoding uncharacterized protein isoform X2, with the protein MQARQIYAFVGRPQFSSPLYRNQSTLKSKTDLHIKAMDKTDSGPSEFEQTTTSTHVNRPQFSSPLYRNQDAVQPKAELQTKAKDKTGSENCREAKGASYRGTDAVTVTGRTCQRWDSQTPHAHDRTPANYPSGGLEENYCRNPDGSYALWCYTTDPRKRWDFCDAPDCNVWLPGDQSWVADSTGPPLVHNGVTYDATKALDGDSETFWNPQNLVAGENPNLDRDNNWYIVLDLTAPQTLTRIAVINYGDTTHDIAAFTLQKSPAGSPYNWEDVVSVTNVKGGTTRNQDFGGFQGTARYWRFVVTRTHSGWQPWVTELYIFGKPSAVGTGGENNG; encoded by the exons ATGCAGGCCAGACAAATTTACGCATTTGTGGGCAGGCCACAGTTCAGCAGCCCCCTCTACCGGAATCAAAGCACTCTGAAATCAAAGACTGATCTGCATATCAAGGCCATGGATAAAACAG ATTCAGGACCATCTGAATTTGAGCAGACTACCACCAGCACTCATGTCAACAGACCACAATTCAGCAGCCCCCTCTACCGGAATCAAGACGCTGTACAGCCTAAGGCTGAGCTGCAGACTAAGGCCAAAGATAAAACAG GATCAGAAAACTGCCGTGAGGCAAAAGGAGCATCCTACCGAGGAACAGATGCTGTAACCGTAACAGGCAGGACATGTcagcgctgggacagtcagacacctcaTGCACACGACAGGACACCCGCTAACTATCCTTCAGGCGGACtggaggagaactactgccggaacccAGACGGCAGTTACGCACTTTGGTGCTACACGACGGATCCCAGAAAGAGATGGGACTTTTGTGACGCACCTGATTGTAATG TATGGCTGCCAGGGGATCAATCATGGGTTGCGGACTCTACTGGCCCACCGTTGGTCCACAACGGAGTGACATATGATGCCACAAAAGCCCTGGATGGGGACAGTGAGACCTTTTGGAACCCTCAGAACCTGGTTGCTGGCGAGAACCCCAACCTAGACCGTGacaacaactggtacatcgtACTAGACCTAACGGCGCCCCAAACTCTAACCCGCATCGCAGTGATCAACTACGGAGACACCACCCACGACATTGCAGCCTTCACGTTGCAAAAGTCGCCGGCTGGGAGTCCGTACAACTGGGAGGACGTCGTGTCCGTTACTAACGTGAAGGGAGGAACGACACGGAACCAGGATTTCGGCGGTTTCCAGGGAACAGCGCGGTATTGGAGGTTCGTGGTCACTCGGACCCACTCGGGCTGGCAGCCATGGGTCACCGAACTGTACATCTTCGGAAAACCATCAG CTGTCGGGACTGGAGGGGAAAACAACGGCTGA